In one Zymobacter palmae genomic region, the following are encoded:
- a CDS encoding ABC transporter ATP-binding protein produces the protein MTNMHTLLLPSRLLTLYRHLRLAVGPAASRLTRSLVALLLAAILQGIAFSCLYPIVAIIINNQPIAGMRVPATVMTITGLLSLALRWYGQGFEYAGHLANATYALRLRLGEKLRSISLEALQQTRAGEMNAVLLGSIDEHFNYVIAIANTAFTSIATPLTVTAITAVINVPLALALLVMFPLMALLNHWQRPMKRRHIGELVQANERLSGDIVEFVQGLETLRFCGEEEARYAAIRDRCHAFKQLQQRLHRGGANATLLTSSAIELSLLSVVCLGVLWVISGSLALPALMTAMIIISRFSEPMASFISQAVVLELLSSTLLHLQRLLDTPALPVLPGAAAPNSFEVIFDQVTFRYAQAPHDAVNALSAHFESGRTSAVVGASGAGKSTVAKLLQRYADPQHGTIRIGGVDIRTLPAQQLNRYISVVFQDVFLFNETVLANLWMARPEASREEVQEAARQAQCLEVIERLPDGWQTHIENAGVTLSGGERQRLSIARALLKDTPIVVLDEPTASLDMESEHAVQRALERLAEGRTVVLITHRLATLMAADTVYFMQQGTVTDHGAHTELMARNAAYRALWSESTN, from the coding sequence ATGACGAATATGCACACCCTTTTGCTGCCTTCTCGGCTACTGACGCTGTACCGCCACCTGCGACTGGCCGTCGGCCCGGCCGCCTCTCGACTGACCCGCTCACTGGTGGCGCTGCTGCTGGCAGCCATACTGCAAGGCATCGCGTTTTCGTGCCTGTACCCGATCGTGGCCATCATCATTAATAACCAGCCCATTGCGGGCATGCGGGTTCCTGCCACCGTGATGACAATCACCGGCCTGCTGTCGCTGGCTTTGCGTTGGTACGGCCAGGGGTTCGAGTACGCGGGTCATCTTGCTAACGCCACTTATGCCCTACGGCTGAGGCTCGGCGAGAAACTGCGCAGCATCTCTTTGGAAGCGCTGCAGCAAACGCGGGCGGGCGAAATGAACGCCGTGCTGCTCGGCAGCATCGACGAGCACTTCAACTACGTCATTGCTATTGCCAACACCGCCTTCACCTCGATCGCCACTCCACTCACCGTGACGGCCATCACCGCTGTCATCAATGTGCCTTTGGCACTTGCCCTACTGGTGATGTTTCCGTTGATGGCACTGCTGAACCACTGGCAGCGTCCGATGAAGCGACGCCACATCGGCGAGCTAGTGCAGGCCAATGAAAGGCTCAGCGGGGACATCGTCGAATTCGTGCAGGGGCTAGAAACGCTTCGCTTCTGTGGCGAGGAAGAGGCGCGTTACGCCGCCATTCGTGACCGCTGTCACGCCTTTAAGCAGCTCCAGCAGCGCCTGCACCGCGGTGGCGCTAATGCCACACTGCTCACCTCTAGCGCCATCGAACTGAGCCTGCTCAGTGTGGTGTGCCTCGGTGTGCTGTGGGTGATATCGGGATCGCTGGCCTTGCCCGCGCTGATGACCGCCATGATCATCATCAGCCGCTTTTCCGAGCCAATGGCAAGTTTCATTAGCCAAGCAGTGGTGCTAGAGCTGCTGTCCTCAACGCTGCTCCACCTTCAGCGTCTGCTCGATACGCCCGCCCTTCCCGTACTGCCCGGCGCCGCAGCGCCCAATTCATTTGAGGTGATCTTCGACCAGGTGACGTTCCGCTACGCACAGGCTCCGCACGATGCCGTTAACGCGCTGTCAGCCCACTTCGAAAGCGGGCGTACCAGTGCGGTGGTCGGGGCCTCCGGCGCGGGCAAAAGCACTGTCGCTAAGCTGCTTCAGCGCTACGCTGATCCGCAGCACGGCACGATCAGGATCGGCGGTGTTGATATCCGCACTCTGCCTGCGCAGCAGCTGAACCGTTACATTTCGGTGGTCTTTCAGGACGTCTTTCTGTTCAACGAAACCGTGCTGGCCAACCTATGGATGGCGCGCCCTGAGGCATCACGGGAAGAGGTGCAGGAGGCGGCACGACAGGCGCAGTGCCTTGAGGTAATCGAACGGCTGCCCGATGGCTGGCAAACACACATCGAAAATGCGGGTGTCACACTGTCGGGCGGCGAACGTCAGCGTCTGTCGATCGCCCGAGCACTACTGAAAGACACTCCCATCGTGGTGCTGGACGAACCAACGGCTTCACTCGACATGGAAAGCGAGCACGCGGTTCAGCGTGCGCTGGAACGACTGGCCGAAGGGCGTACGGTGGTACTGATCACCCACCGCCTAGCAACGCTGATGGCCGCGGATACGGTCTATTTCATGCAACAAGGCACCGTCACCGACCATGGGGCGCACACCGAACTGATGGCGCGCAATGCCGCCTACCGCGCGCTCTGGAGTGAAAGCACCAACTGA
- a CDS encoding ABC transporter ATP-binding protein: MPIVTAMTISGVAALASLGALICLAWIVHSLAISPQWFPIFPFCCCLAATVATYLLRLTAFTVSHDAAFQLEAGLRTSLAQKLMRLSLSDVRALGTGTLSNVMQEDVRSLHAFVADSTPLYARAIVMPIATFLVAAYCDWRLACGMLSVLLLGGSVMYWARCHGDMGHQYGQARERVSAAIIEFMQAMPVVRMFDGGSSSFVSYQRALKAWRDVLTRWYREASCSARLSFALIGPLPTLLVLVWLGHGLAAQGTLRPFAWVTVLLIGSGMAEAVMPMIALQQLVKHTRLCALRIQRLLAQQEQPQPVQPRFPADASVRFQHVSYRYPGTSGDTALTDIDFYAPADSMTALVGTSGAGKSTAMRLLCRFADTTEGSITLGGIDVRAMTTDTLMQQIAYVAQDTFLFADTVAANISVGVPNATRDDIIAAARLACAHEFIEKLPNGYDTVVSEKGSSLSGGQRQRLAVARALLQQRPLMVLDEATAFLDSTSEAALMASLRTARHSRTILFITHKPTIAAQADHVLFFTEGRIVAQGTHAVLLATVPDYATLWATANSVRGSQS, translated from the coding sequence GTGCCCATTGTCACAGCGATGACAATTTCCGGCGTGGCGGCTCTGGCGTCTTTGGGAGCGCTGATCTGTTTGGCTTGGATCGTTCATTCACTCGCGATATCCCCGCAGTGGTTTCCAATATTCCCCTTCTGCTGCTGCCTAGCAGCGACCGTGGCAACCTATCTGCTGCGACTGACCGCCTTCACCGTTTCCCATGATGCCGCCTTCCAGTTGGAAGCGGGGCTACGCACTTCGCTCGCCCAAAAACTTATGAGGCTATCGCTCTCAGATGTACGTGCCCTCGGTACGGGCACGCTCTCTAATGTCATGCAAGAGGACGTGAGATCCCTGCATGCCTTCGTCGCCGACAGCACGCCGCTGTATGCGCGAGCGATCGTTATGCCGATAGCCACGTTTCTGGTAGCGGCCTACTGTGACTGGCGATTGGCCTGCGGCATGCTGAGCGTGTTGCTGCTGGGCGGGAGCGTTATGTACTGGGCGAGATGCCACGGCGATATGGGCCATCAGTACGGCCAAGCACGCGAACGCGTCAGTGCTGCGATTATCGAATTCATGCAGGCCATGCCCGTCGTGCGCATGTTCGACGGCGGCTCGTCCAGCTTCGTCAGCTATCAGCGTGCGCTAAAGGCGTGGCGAGACGTGCTGACCCGTTGGTACCGAGAAGCCTCCTGCTCTGCTCGGCTGTCGTTTGCACTGATCGGCCCCCTGCCGACCCTGCTGGTGCTGGTCTGGCTGGGCCATGGTCTGGCCGCACAGGGAACCCTGCGCCCTTTTGCATGGGTGACCGTGCTACTGATCGGCAGCGGGATGGCCGAGGCGGTGATGCCGATGATCGCCCTTCAGCAACTGGTGAAACACACACGTCTATGCGCGCTGCGTATCCAGCGCCTGCTGGCACAGCAAGAGCAGCCGCAGCCCGTGCAGCCGCGGTTTCCTGCCGATGCCAGCGTGAGGTTCCAACATGTCAGCTACCGTTACCCGGGCACGTCCGGAGACACGGCACTAACCGACATTGATTTCTATGCCCCAGCCGACTCAATGACAGCACTGGTAGGCACTTCCGGGGCGGGCAAGAGCACGGCTATGCGGCTACTCTGCCGTTTCGCAGACACCACAGAAGGGAGCATTACGCTCGGCGGCATCGACGTTCGCGCCATGACCACCGATACCCTAATGCAGCAGATCGCCTACGTTGCGCAGGATACCTTTCTGTTCGCCGATACTGTGGCAGCCAACATCAGCGTGGGTGTACCCAATGCAACGCGAGACGACATTATCGCGGCCGCTCGCCTGGCCTGCGCCCACGAGTTCATTGAAAAGCTACCCAACGGCTATGACACCGTAGTAAGCGAAAAAGGCTCCTCGCTGTCGGGCGGTCAGCGTCAGCGACTTGCCGTAGCCCGTGCCCTTCTCCAACAACGCCCGCTGATGGTGCTCGATGAAGCCACCGCCTTTCTGGACAGCACCAGCGAAGCCGCGCTGATGGCATCGCTGCGTACCGCGCGGCACAGCAGGACGATCCTCTTTATTACCCACAAACCCACAATCGCGGCCCAAGCCGATCATGTTCTGTTCTTCACAGAAGGACGGATCGTCGCACAGGGAACGCATGCCGTTCTGCTCGCGACCGTACCCGACTATGCGACACTGTGGGCGACCGCCAACAGTGTCCGCGGTTCTCAGTCATGA
- a CDS encoding helix-turn-helix transcriptional regulator, with the protein MRERHLTDDIAISRLLDGQPVPQLDHDAQYMLRRYPVQEGMELILWRTHLSSPREFYLYDDSGRINFSCILNGKSRIIPDMRRSNNECVLETGTFYISHTSGCRGKAFYEGIFESITLSIDPVVLKQCVPNVNDILQQCEISYGYCQRNNHSAEIHGAAQMLWNALINADERGGDALATMWQKGQSLVMLSLMLEKHMEIDRCVDCPLRQPDRQKLMKAKALLLSDLTKAPTITDLARETGLSVLKVKKGFRSMFNNSVYGLFQAERMQEARRRLLCDNVSVMTVASDLGYANASHFSAAFHKQFGVLPSVFKRSIHVDGMTRL; encoded by the coding sequence ATGAGGGAGCGTCACCTCACCGATGACATTGCCATCAGTCGCCTGCTGGACGGGCAGCCCGTCCCCCAGCTAGATCACGATGCCCAGTACATGCTGCGCCGCTACCCCGTTCAGGAAGGGATGGAGCTGATCTTATGGCGCACCCATCTGTCCTCCCCGCGCGAATTCTATCTCTATGACGACTCCGGACGTATCAACTTCAGCTGCATTCTCAATGGGAAATCTCGCATCATTCCTGATATGCGACGTAGCAATAATGAATGTGTATTAGAAACCGGCACGTTTTATATAAGTCATACTTCGGGCTGTCGTGGTAAAGCCTTTTACGAGGGCATTTTTGAAAGTATCACCTTATCCATCGACCCTGTTGTATTGAAACAATGTGTTCCTAATGTAAACGATATTCTTCAGCAATGTGAAATATCATACGGCTATTGTCAGCGTAATAATCACAGCGCTGAAATACACGGTGCTGCACAGATGCTGTGGAATGCCTTGATCAATGCCGACGAGCGTGGTGGCGATGCATTGGCCACGATGTGGCAGAAAGGGCAAAGTCTGGTGATGCTGAGCCTGATGCTCGAAAAGCATATGGAGATCGATCGCTGTGTCGATTGCCCGCTGCGGCAGCCTGACCGCCAGAAGCTGATGAAGGCCAAGGCACTGTTGCTGTCTGATCTAACCAAAGCCCCTACGATCACCGATCTGGCGCGCGAAACCGGGCTGAGTGTTTTGAAGGTGAAGAAAGGGTTCCGCTCAATGTTTAATAACAGTGTCTATGGGCTGTTCCAAGCGGAGCGGATGCAAGAAGCGCGGCGTCGGCTACTGTGCGATAACGTCTCTGTCATGACGGTGGCTTCCGATCTCGGCTATGCCAATGCCAGCCACTTCTCGGCCGCCTTCCACAAGCAGTTTGGCGTGCTGCCATCGGTCTTCAAGCGCTCCATCCACGTCGACGGCATGACCCGGCTCTGA
- a CDS encoding MetQ/NlpA family ABC transporter substrate-binding protein produces MKKTLIATAAALTAALALTACGGKKDDPHTLTLAATPVPHAEILEQAKPLLKAEGYDLDIKVVQDYVIPNTALANDDVDANYSQHLPYMDTVIAEHKGDPKYDFVNAGAIHLEPIGIYSKKYKSLNDLPEGAKILMRNTVSDEGRTLAIFQQAGLIKLKPGIPVVSTRVADIIDNPKHLDFRPNIEASMLPTMYRNDEGDAVVINANFALGAGLDPVHDPIAIESPDNNPYVNIITVHRGHEHDPKIEALVKVLRSPEIQQFIRDKYKGAVIPVNN; encoded by the coding sequence ATGAAAAAGACATTGATCGCCACTGCGGCCGCATTGACCGCTGCTCTTGCCCTGACGGCTTGCGGCGGCAAGAAAGATGACCCGCATACGCTGACCCTCGCAGCGACGCCGGTACCGCACGCTGAGATCCTCGAACAGGCCAAACCGCTGCTGAAAGCCGAAGGCTATGACCTCGACATCAAGGTGGTGCAGGATTACGTGATTCCGAACACCGCACTGGCCAATGATGACGTCGATGCCAACTATTCGCAGCACCTGCCCTACATGGATACGGTCATCGCAGAGCACAAAGGCGATCCGAAGTACGATTTCGTCAATGCAGGGGCCATTCACCTCGAACCGATCGGCATCTACTCCAAAAAATACAAAAGCCTGAACGATCTGCCGGAAGGCGCCAAAATTCTGATGCGTAACACAGTATCGGATGAAGGCCGTACGCTGGCTATCTTCCAACAGGCCGGTCTGATCAAGCTGAAACCGGGCATTCCGGTCGTGTCTACTCGTGTTGCCGACATCATCGACAACCCGAAACACCTCGACTTCCGCCCGAACATCGAAGCCTCCATGCTGCCGACCATGTACCGCAACGATGAAGGCGATGCTGTTGTCATCAATGCCAACTTCGCACTGGGTGCGGGCCTTGATCCGGTCCACGATCCGATTGCCATCGAAAGCCCGGACAACAACCCCTACGTGAATATCATTACCGTTCACCGCGGCCATGAACACGATCCGAAGATCGAAGCGCTGGTCAAAGTGCTGCGTTCTCCGGAAATCCAGCAGTTCATCCGCGACAAGTACAAAGGCGCAGTGATCCCGGTCAACAACTGA
- a CDS encoding MetQ/NlpA family ABC transporter substrate-binding protein produces MKTHWMTTAAALATALLLSACGGGRDADHTITVAANPVPHGEVLEQTRPILKAQGYELDIKVVNDYIVPNTALANDDVDANFFQHEPYMNTVIHVEHKGDPKYDFVKAGGYLLAPIGIYSKHYKRLQDLPDGAKVLMRNAVADEGRVLAIFQREGLIKLNPNVPIVSASVADIIDNPKHLDFRPNIEASMLPAMYRNDEGDAIVINANFALGAGLDPVHDPIAVEASNNNPYINIVAVRRGHEHDPKVEALLGALRDPKVQQFVIDKYKGAIIPVND; encoded by the coding sequence ATGAAGACACACTGGATGACCACCGCGGCCGCTCTGGCGACTGCACTGCTGCTGTCGGCCTGCGGCGGCGGACGAGATGCCGACCATACGATCACCGTCGCGGCCAACCCCGTACCGCATGGCGAAGTGCTCGAACAGACGCGCCCGATCCTGAAGGCTCAGGGCTATGAGCTGGATATCAAGGTGGTCAACGATTACATCGTGCCGAACACCGCGCTGGCCAACGACGACGTCGATGCCAACTTCTTCCAGCACGAGCCTTACATGAACACGGTCATCCACGTCGAGCACAAGGGTGATCCCAAGTACGATTTCGTCAAAGCCGGCGGCTATCTGCTGGCCCCTATCGGCATCTACTCCAAACACTATAAGCGCCTGCAGGACCTGCCTGACGGTGCCAAGGTGCTGATGCGCAATGCGGTGGCCGATGAAGGTCGTGTGCTGGCCATCTTCCAGCGTGAGGGTCTGATTAAGCTCAACCCGAACGTACCGATTGTGTCTGCTAGTGTGGCCGACATCATCGACAATCCAAAACACCTCGACTTCCGCCCCAACATCGAAGCCTCCATGCTGCCCGCGATGTACCGCAACGATGAAGGCGATGCCATCGTCATCAACGCCAATTTCGCGCTGGGGGCGGGCCTTGATCCGGTCCACGATCCAATCGCCGTCGAGGCGTCCAACAATAACCCTTATATCAATATCGTAGCGGTGCGCCGCGGCCACGAACACGATCCGAAGGTTGAAGCGCTGCTGGGTGCACTACGCGACCCGAAGGTGCAACAGTTCGTGATCGACAAATACAAAGGCGCAATAATCCCGGTCAATGACTAA
- a CDS encoding methionine ABC transporter permease, giving the protein MSLASLSDSSHFFGLLPNVTWDMLQTATLQTLYMAFVSALIVCLLGLTIGVFLFLTSPGQALDRPWIYRPLALAVNTLRAIPFIILLVLLIPFTKFLVHTTLGPTAILPTLIIGAAPFYARLVEIALKEVDHGVLEAAQAMGCNLRHIIFKILLPESSPALVSGIAVTTILMIGYTAMAGFVGGGGLGDLAYNFGHQRGMTDVTVCTTLILLALVIIVQFVSDRVTRRLDKR; this is encoded by the coding sequence ATGAGCCTTGCAAGCCTTTCCGACAGCAGCCACTTCTTCGGGCTGCTGCCCAATGTCACGTGGGACATGCTACAGACTGCGACCCTGCAGACGCTCTACATGGCATTCGTTTCAGCACTGATCGTGTGCCTGCTCGGCCTGACCATAGGTGTTTTCCTGTTTCTGACCTCGCCGGGACAGGCGCTGGATCGCCCGTGGATCTATCGTCCGCTGGCGCTCGCCGTGAACACACTGCGTGCCATTCCGTTCATCATCCTGCTGGTACTGCTGATTCCGTTCACCAAATTCTTGGTGCACACGACGCTCGGCCCGACAGCGATCCTGCCGACACTCATCATCGGTGCGGCGCCGTTCTATGCCCGCTTGGTCGAGATCGCGCTCAAGGAAGTTGACCACGGTGTGCTGGAAGCCGCTCAGGCCATGGGCTGCAACCTGCGCCACATCATCTTCAAGATCCTGCTACCCGAGTCATCCCCGGCACTGGTGTCCGGCATCGCCGTCACCACCATCCTGATGATCGGTTACACCGCCATGGCCGGCTTCGTCGGCGGCGGCGGCCTAGGTGATCTGGCTTACAACTTCGGTCACCAGCGCGGTATGACGGACGTCACGGTCTGCACAACCCTGATCCTGCTGGCACTGGTTATCATCGTGCAGTTCGTGAGCGACAGGGTCACCCGTCGTCTGGACAAACGCTAA
- a CDS encoding methionine ABC transporter ATP-binding protein gives MITLRNVSKRFETRHGIVTAVDDVTLHIEAGQIFGIIGYSGAGKSTLIRLLNGLELPSEGYLEVAGHELPKLTTAQMRTARRKISMVFQHFNLLWSRTVEENISLPLEVAGVPASERQQRVQELIELVGLNGREQAYPSQLSGGQKQRVGIARALANNPDVLLCDEATSALDPKTTNSILELLSDINRRLGLTIVLITHEMNVVRQICHRVAVMEAGRIVESGPVLEVFAHPKQEITRSFIRQLTGAEDTADQVIAHLRKANLPGVIIKLTFIGNQSEQPLIATLIQRYQLPISILHGSINYTSEGAFGLLFLHVQGSPEQILEMRTFIESQDVDMEVISS, from the coding sequence ATGATTACGCTAAGGAACGTGTCCAAGCGCTTTGAGACACGCCACGGCATCGTGACGGCCGTCGATGATGTCACGCTGCACATAGAAGCGGGACAGATATTCGGCATCATAGGATACAGCGGTGCGGGCAAGAGTACCCTGATTCGTCTGCTCAATGGGCTGGAACTGCCCAGCGAAGGCTACCTAGAGGTGGCCGGTCATGAGCTGCCTAAGCTGACGACCGCTCAGATGCGCACCGCACGCCGGAAGATCAGCATGGTCTTTCAGCACTTCAACCTGCTGTGGTCACGTACGGTCGAAGAGAACATTTCGCTGCCGCTCGAAGTGGCAGGTGTACCAGCCTCCGAACGCCAGCAGCGCGTACAGGAACTGATCGAACTTGTTGGGCTGAACGGGCGCGAGCAGGCCTATCCGTCCCAGCTGAGTGGCGGCCAGAAGCAGCGCGTCGGTATTGCCCGGGCGCTGGCCAACAACCCTGACGTACTGCTGTGCGACGAGGCGACGTCTGCGCTTGACCCCAAGACCACCAACTCCATTCTGGAGCTGCTGTCGGACATCAACCGTCGCCTCGGCCTGACCATTGTGCTGATCACGCATGAAATGAACGTTGTGCGTCAGATCTGTCACCGCGTGGCTGTGATGGAAGCGGGCCGCATTGTCGAAAGCGGGCCAGTGCTGGAAGTCTTCGCGCATCCGAAGCAAGAGATCACGCGTAGCTTCATCCGCCAGTTGACGGGGGCCGAAGACACCGCCGATCAGGTCATTGCCCATCTTCGCAAGGCAAACCTGCCGGGCGTCATTATCAAGCTGACGTTCATTGGCAACCAGTCCGAGCAGCCGCTGATTGCGACATTGATCCAGCGCTACCAGCTGCCGATCAGTATTCTTCACGGTTCGATCAACTACACCTCGGAAGGCGCCTTCGGTTTGCTGTTCCTGCACGTACAGGGTTCACCGGAACAGATTCTCGAAATGCGCACCTTCATCGAAAGTCAGGATGTCGACATGGAGGTCATTTCCTCATGA
- a CDS encoding DUF979 domain-containing protein yields MSTLDLLYLLMGVVLACVSAFTALDHHHTQRLKATAFWSINAVLFLAGSQLPPFACGVLVIIMVALVATRGGIGRSQRPKVDRTRRDARAAQLKGRLFLPMLVVPPITLAGTALFKISAAKGYPLIDPHHATLAALALGIGVAFIVSLYVLRVRPAQVMREGTQLYDTIGWTLILPQMLAALGAIFAKAGVGAPIAQLVQQMLPLAHPEVAVLTYGLGMALLAFIMGNALAAFPIMTVGVGLPFIVIQSGGDPTVMASLGMLCGFCGGLMSPMAANFNTLPATLLQLSSRHAVIRLQWPTALIMLGVNLGLMMLLVYR; encoded by the coding sequence ATGAGCACACTTGATCTGCTCTATCTGCTGATGGGCGTCGTACTGGCCTGTGTCAGCGCATTCACAGCGCTTGATCATCACCATACCCAGCGACTCAAGGCCACCGCATTTTGGTCGATCAATGCCGTGCTATTTTTGGCGGGAAGCCAACTGCCACCCTTCGCATGCGGCGTACTGGTCATCATCATGGTTGCACTGGTGGCAACGCGCGGAGGCATCGGCCGCAGCCAGCGGCCCAAGGTCGATCGCACCCGCCGTGATGCGCGCGCCGCGCAGTTAAAAGGACGCCTTTTTCTACCAATGCTGGTCGTGCCGCCCATCACGCTGGCGGGCACAGCCCTCTTCAAGATAAGCGCTGCCAAAGGCTACCCGCTGATCGACCCGCACCATGCCACCCTGGCGGCACTGGCGTTGGGCATTGGGGTGGCGTTTATCGTGAGCCTGTACGTATTACGTGTACGCCCCGCCCAAGTAATGCGCGAAGGCACACAGCTGTACGACACCATCGGCTGGACGCTCATACTGCCGCAGATGCTGGCCGCGTTGGGGGCTATCTTCGCCAAAGCCGGTGTGGGCGCGCCTATCGCTCAGTTGGTTCAGCAGATGCTGCCACTGGCCCACCCTGAGGTGGCCGTACTGACCTATGGATTGGGCATGGCCCTGCTGGCGTTTATCATGGGCAATGCGCTGGCAGCGTTTCCCATCATGACCGTTGGGGTCGGGCTGCCGTTCATTGTGATCCAGTCAGGCGGTGACCCAACGGTCATGGCCTCGCTGGGCATGCTGTGTGGATTCTGTGGCGGGCTGATGTCGCCGATGGCGGCCAATTTCAACACGCTACCGGCCACGCTGCTCCAGCTTTCGTCACGCCATGCGGTCATCCGGCTGCAATGGCCAACGGCGCTGATTATGCTGGGGGTTAATCTGGGGCTGATGATGCTGCTGGTGTATCGCTAA
- a CDS encoding DUF969 domain-containing protein, translating to MWALSGIAIVIIGFALRFNPLVIALAAALATGISVGLSWVEVISLVGTAFVDQRFMVLVFLVVPVIAILEAYGLRERAQHVMRKAHALSTSRLLIGYLALRQVMSSLGLMALGGHPQMVRPLIAPMAESAAHHRYGIVPGHWREQIRAHAAAVDNIGLFFGEDTFVAVGPLLLMQGFLAAQGYAYDPLQLAVWAIPSAVIVFMLHSARLRHFEGQLRRASHHAPQHREAS from the coding sequence ATGTGGGCACTGTCAGGCATTGCCATCGTCATCATTGGCTTCGCGCTACGTTTCAACCCGCTAGTGATTGCCCTTGCGGCTGCGCTCGCCACCGGCATTAGCGTGGGCCTGTCATGGGTAGAAGTCATCTCGCTTGTGGGCACAGCGTTCGTCGACCAGCGCTTCATGGTACTGGTTTTTCTAGTCGTGCCCGTGATCGCGATTCTGGAAGCCTATGGACTGCGCGAACGCGCTCAGCATGTCATGCGTAAGGCACACGCGCTCTCGACCTCACGGCTGCTGATCGGCTATCTGGCCCTGCGGCAGGTGATGTCATCGCTGGGGCTGATGGCGCTAGGTGGACACCCCCAGATGGTACGTCCATTGATAGCTCCCATGGCGGAAAGCGCGGCCCACCACCGCTATGGCATCGTTCCAGGACACTGGCGCGAGCAGATTCGCGCTCACGCAGCGGCCGTCGATAATATCGGCCTATTTTTTGGTGAAGACACCTTTGTGGCCGTAGGGCCTTTGTTGCTGATGCAGGGGTTCCTTGCCGCACAGGGCTACGCCTATGATCCACTTCAGCTTGCGGTATGGGCCATTCCCAGCGCCGTGATCGTCTTCATGCTGCACAGTGCGCGCCTCAGGCATTTCGAGGGCCAACTTCGCCGTGCCAGCCACCATGCCCCTCAGCACCGGGAGGCCTCATGA
- the eco gene encoding serine protease inhibitor ecotin encodes MKMSTLANAATVLLMLGPTMASAAPNAALAPFPQPEPGQVRHVIQLPARAEEPRFQVEIQVGKTLTIDCNHYAFGGELVERHVPGWGYDYFVYGKEHPLVSTEKACPPDSERSAFVQAVDANRMLRYNSRMPIVIYTPADIEVRYMLWRADADPMPAERL; translated from the coding sequence ATGAAGATGTCCACTCTCGCGAACGCTGCTACCGTGCTGCTGATGCTAGGCCCGACGATGGCCAGTGCTGCGCCCAACGCCGCGTTGGCACCTTTTCCTCAGCCCGAGCCGGGTCAGGTCCGCCACGTCATTCAGTTGCCTGCGCGTGCAGAAGAACCGCGCTTTCAGGTTGAAATTCAGGTAGGCAAGACGCTGACCATCGACTGCAACCACTACGCGTTTGGCGGCGAGCTGGTTGAACGTCACGTGCCCGGCTGGGGCTACGATTACTTTGTGTATGGCAAAGAGCATCCGTTGGTCTCGACGGAAAAGGCGTGTCCGCCCGACAGCGAGCGCAGTGCATTCGTTCAGGCTGTCGATGCTAACCGCATGCTGCGCTACAACAGCCGGATGCCCATCGTGATCTACACGCCCGCCGATATCGAAGTGCGCTATATGCTGTGGCGTGCGGATGCCGACCCGATGCCTGCCGAGCGGCTGTAG